Proteins encoded within one genomic window of Halobacteroides halobius DSM 5150:
- a CDS encoding proline--tRNA ligase, with protein sequence MRMSQMYLPTLKETPADAEVTSHKLMLRAGMIRKLGSGIYTYLPLGYKAISNLEEIIKEELNKKGAQELLLPALQPASLWEESGRLENYGPELMRLEDRHAREFCLGPTHEEVITDLVRDEVRSYKELPLNLYQIQTKYRDEVRPRFGVLRGREFIMKDAYSFDADEKGLNESYQQMYDAYCNIFSRCGLEYRPVLADTGTIGGDDSHEFMVLADAGEDIVVYCEECDYAANLELATADSKVIAQDEEAKELKVVDTPEVSTIEDLVTELDLAAHKMIKAVLYQVDEEPVLALVRGDYEINEVKLGNILDVVNLELAAEEVYQKLDTVKGFTGPVKLEEIKIVADELVMEMSNAVSGANKLDQHYLNVNPGRDFKVTTVADIREVKVGEDCIQCGSQLKQTRGIEVGQVFKLGTKYSKALEATFLDQNGKPQPLVMGCYGIGVSRTIAAAIEQNHDEYGIKWPKALAPYNVELLVLGSGEVMEQAEEFYQQLKEEGIEVLLDDRAERAGVKFNDADLIGAPIRVTIGARSLADGKVEVKLRQTGEEFKVEVEEFLAKIESLLTDSIY encoded by the coding sequence ATGCGAATGTCACAAATGTATCTACCAACACTAAAAGAAACACCTGCTGATGCTGAGGTTACAAGTCATAAATTAATGTTAAGAGCAGGAATGATAAGAAAGCTTGGTTCAGGGATCTATACATATTTACCTTTAGGTTATAAAGCAATTAGTAATTTAGAAGAAATTATTAAAGAAGAGTTAAATAAAAAAGGAGCTCAAGAACTATTATTACCAGCTTTACAACCAGCAAGTTTATGGGAAGAGTCAGGTAGATTAGAAAATTATGGGCCAGAATTAATGAGACTTGAAGATCGTCATGCAAGAGAATTTTGTTTAGGGCCAACCCACGAAGAAGTAATTACTGATCTAGTAAGAGATGAAGTCAGATCTTATAAAGAATTACCACTTAATTTATATCAAATTCAAACTAAATATCGAGATGAAGTTAGACCTCGTTTTGGTGTATTAAGAGGTAGAGAGTTTATTATGAAGGATGCGTATAGTTTTGATGCTGATGAAAAAGGACTAAATGAAAGTTATCAGCAAATGTATGATGCATATTGTAATATCTTTTCACGGTGTGGTTTAGAGTATAGACCAGTTTTAGCTGATACAGGAACTATTGGTGGTGATGATTCTCATGAGTTTATGGTTTTAGCAGATGCTGGAGAAGATATTGTAGTATATTGTGAAGAATGTGATTATGCAGCTAATTTAGAACTAGCTACCGCAGATTCTAAAGTAATAGCTCAAGACGAAGAAGCAAAGGAATTAAAAGTAGTAGATACTCCTGAAGTTTCTACAATTGAAGATTTGGTTACAGAATTAGATTTAGCAGCCCATAAGATGATTAAAGCAGTATTATATCAGGTTGATGAAGAGCCAGTTTTAGCGTTAGTTAGAGGTGATTATGAAATAAATGAAGTTAAATTGGGTAATATATTAGACGTAGTTAATCTTGAATTAGCTGCTGAGGAAGTATATCAAAAGTTAGATACTGTTAAAGGATTTACGGGACCTGTTAAGCTAGAGGAGATTAAAATTGTAGCTGATGAATTAGTGATGGAGATGAGTAATGCAGTCAGTGGAGCTAACAAGTTAGACCAGCATTATCTGAATGTAAATCCTGGTCGGGACTTTAAAGTAACAACAGTAGCAGATATTAGAGAGGTTAAAGTAGGAGAAGATTGTATCCAGTGCGGTAGCCAATTAAAACAAACCCGTGGGATTGAGGTAGGTCAGGTATTTAAACTAGGAACTAAATATAGTAAAGCTTTGGAGGCAACTTTCTTAGACCAAAATGGTAAACCGCAACCATTAGTAATGGGCTGTTATGGAATAGGAGTCTCTAGAACTATTGCTGCTGCAATTGAACAAAATCATGATGAATACGGTATTAAATGGCCTAAAGCACTAGCTCCATACAATGTAGAGTTATTAGTTTTAGGAAGTGGAGAAGTAATGGAACAAGCCGAGGAATTTTATCAGCAACTAAAAGAAGAGGGAATAGAAGTTTTATTAGATGATCGAGCTGAAAGAGCAGGAGTTAAATTTAATGATGCTGATTTAATAGGAGCTCCAATAAGAGTAACTATTGGAGCTCGTTCTTTAGCAGATGGCAAGGTAGAAGTTAAATTACGTCAGACAGGTGAAGAGTTTAAAGTGGAAGTAGAAGAGTTTTTAGCTAAAATTGAAAGTTTGCTTACTGATTCAATTTATTAG
- a CDS encoding PolC-type DNA polymerase III — translation MTMVNIEPDQNNPFRNELKQRLDIADKLINKIKFKKLKVDTTTNECSLQLKVPQSIEINSILEELSADFFVKGELKYQIDHYNPDLSLQTILKDDWEEIIKEIRQQSPQANGWLSLSKWNIKEGILEVEVENQTAIEALEKNKCDRILRKILDGEYNKQVKVNFVVGDFKNESNQLANEQQKETKAYMDSLVKNSAGQGPARNRNSQSTNSVKGQTVWLGKKINGEVQPLDEITGEVKNVVVKGQIFSADIRHLQSGSKLIMFDITDHTNSITVKLFENKNDNLADKVAKGEWLLVEGNVEFDTYDQELMLKPRNIMVTSNSSKKDEADQKRAELHLHTKMSSLDSVLDVEAAIKQADDWGHSAIAITDHGVVQAFPDAYNAAKDKDIKVIYGLEAYLVDDGEPIILNPVDQDISKETYIVFDLETTGFNPHHNEIIEIGAAKVEAGTITESYQTFVNPSQDIPAKITELTGINAEMVADAPSLKEAITKFLDFIGDATLVAHNLSFDLGFIEDKLRKLDKPKLTNPALDTLNLSRALLPELKSYKLNKLAKKFNKNLENHHRAYDDAKVTAEILLELIDLAKNNKVNNLTEINQLTSKIDYKRMHPYHTTILVKNQQGLRNLYQLVSEAHVENFHRVPRVLKSQLLEKREGLIIGSACEAGQLYKAILHGKSDDELIELAKFYDYLEVQPLGNNKFLLEKGEVESFKELEEINRKIYQLGNRLGKPVIAAGDVHFLDAKDSVYRRVLKEGQGFDDAADQPPLYLRTTEEMLAEFDYFSEDEAYELVIENPKDICEEIEEVEPIPDKLFTPTIEGAEDEIREMAYNKAKKWYGNPLPDLVVDRLENELESIIGNGYAVIYLISHKLVKKSLSDGYLVGSRGSVGSSFAATMTDITEVNPLPPHYRCPECKDSTFFTDGSVGLGVDLPDKDCGQCGTELIKDGYDIPFEVFLGFEGDKVPDIDLNFSGEYQSQVHRYTEKLFGEEYVYRAGTISTIADRTAYGFVKGHMEDNNLSLRQAEINRLSSGCTGVKRTTGQHPGGQIVVPQDKEIYDFTPIQRPANDMDSDTLTTHFDFHSIHDNLLKLDVLGHDDPTSIRMLQDLTGVDPQEIPLDDEETMGIFSSIEPLGVTEDQVGVKLGTLGIPEFGTQFVRGMLRETRPTTFAELVRISGLSHGADVWLNNAQDLIRSGTAKLAEVISVRDDIMNYLLQKGVEPSQAFWIMEHVRKGKGLTAEEEQAMRENNVPNWYIESCKKINYMFPKAHAAAYVMMAFRIAYFKVHHPQAFYNTFFTIKANDFDAQIVLQGEEHIKKQMQEIKSKGNDATAKDKNTRTVLEIVIEALARGIEFVPVDIYESKAYEFKITDDGLLPPLISLDGLGRSAAKSIVQVRKEGEFTSIENLKNRSGASKTVIEALRLHGSLEGLPETNQLSLFQ, via the coding sequence ATGACAATGGTTAATATTGAACCTGACCAGAATAATCCTTTCCGAAACGAACTGAAGCAAAGGTTAGATATTGCTGATAAGTTAATAAATAAGATAAAATTTAAAAAACTTAAAGTAGATACCACGACAAATGAGTGTAGTTTGCAATTAAAAGTTCCTCAAAGTATAGAGATTAATTCTATACTTGAGGAATTAAGTGCTGATTTCTTTGTTAAGGGAGAGTTAAAATATCAAATTGATCATTACAATCCTGATTTATCTTTACAGACTATATTAAAAGATGATTGGGAAGAGATTATCAAAGAAATTAGACAGCAATCACCTCAAGCCAATGGATGGCTTTCGTTATCTAAATGGAATATAAAAGAAGGGATATTAGAGGTTGAGGTTGAGAATCAAACAGCTATTGAGGCATTAGAAAAGAATAAATGTGATCGAATTTTAAGAAAAATTTTAGATGGAGAATATAATAAACAGGTTAAAGTCAATTTTGTTGTAGGTGATTTTAAAAATGAGTCTAATCAGTTAGCTAATGAACAGCAAAAAGAAACTAAAGCTTATATGGATAGTTTAGTTAAGAATTCAGCTGGACAAGGGCCTGCTAGGAATCGAAACTCACAAAGTACTAATTCAGTAAAGGGCCAAACAGTATGGTTAGGTAAAAAAATTAATGGTGAAGTCCAGCCATTAGATGAAATTACAGGTGAGGTTAAAAATGTAGTAGTTAAGGGCCAAATCTTTTCTGCTGATATTAGGCATTTACAAAGTGGTAGTAAGTTGATTATGTTTGATATTACTGATCATACTAATTCAATTACTGTTAAATTATTTGAAAATAAGAATGATAATTTAGCTGATAAAGTTGCTAAAGGAGAATGGTTATTAGTAGAGGGTAATGTTGAGTTTGATACTTATGACCAAGAGCTAATGTTAAAGCCACGTAATATTATGGTTACTTCTAATTCTAGTAAGAAGGATGAAGCTGACCAAAAAAGAGCTGAATTACACTTACATACTAAGATGAGTAGTTTGGATTCAGTCTTAGATGTAGAAGCTGCAATAAAGCAAGCAGATGATTGGGGACATTCAGCGATTGCTATTACAGACCATGGTGTAGTACAGGCTTTCCCTGATGCTTATAATGCAGCTAAAGATAAAGATATTAAGGTGATTTATGGATTAGAAGCTTACTTAGTTGATGATGGAGAACCAATTATTTTAAATCCTGTTGACCAAGATATATCTAAAGAGACATATATTGTCTTTGATTTAGAAACAACAGGCTTTAATCCACATCATAATGAAATTATAGAAATTGGAGCAGCTAAGGTTGAAGCAGGGACTATAACTGAAAGCTACCAAACATTTGTTAATCCTAGTCAGGATATTCCTGCTAAGATTACTGAATTAACAGGGATTAATGCAGAAATGGTAGCTGATGCTCCTTCGTTAAAAGAAGCTATAACTAAGTTTTTAGATTTTATAGGGGATGCTACTTTAGTAGCTCATAATCTATCTTTTGATTTAGGATTTATTGAGGATAAATTAAGGAAATTAGATAAGCCTAAGTTAACTAATCCTGCCCTTGATACTTTGAATTTATCTCGTGCTTTATTACCTGAGCTGAAGTCTTATAAATTAAATAAATTGGCTAAAAAGTTTAATAAAAATTTAGAAAACCATCATCGAGCTTATGATGATGCTAAAGTAACAGCTGAGATACTATTAGAATTAATAGATTTAGCTAAGAATAATAAGGTTAATAATTTAACTGAAATTAATCAATTAACCAGTAAGATTGATTATAAACGAATGCATCCTTATCACACTACTATTTTAGTTAAAAATCAACAAGGCCTTAGGAATTTATACCAATTAGTATCTGAGGCCCATGTCGAGAATTTCCATCGAGTACCACGGGTTTTAAAGAGTCAGTTATTAGAAAAAAGAGAGGGCTTGATTATTGGTTCAGCATGTGAAGCAGGACAATTATATAAAGCAATTTTGCATGGTAAATCCGATGATGAATTAATTGAGTTAGCTAAATTCTATGATTATTTAGAAGTACAACCTTTAGGTAATAATAAATTTTTATTAGAAAAAGGAGAGGTTGAATCTTTTAAGGAACTAGAAGAAATAAATCGTAAAATTTATCAATTAGGAAACCGTCTAGGTAAGCCAGTGATTGCTGCTGGGGATGTTCATTTTCTAGATGCTAAAGATAGTGTTTATCGTAGAGTTTTAAAAGAAGGTCAAGGTTTTGATGATGCAGCTGACCAACCACCTTTATATCTAAGAACAACTGAGGAAATGTTAGCAGAATTTGATTATTTTTCTGAGGATGAAGCTTATGAATTAGTAATTGAGAATCCGAAAGATATTTGTGAGGAAATAGAAGAAGTTGAGCCTATCCCTGATAAATTATTTACTCCAACTATTGAAGGAGCTGAAGATGAGATTAGAGAGATGGCTTATAATAAAGCTAAGAAATGGTATGGAAATCCTTTACCTGATTTAGTAGTAGATAGATTGGAGAATGAACTAGAATCAATAATCGGGAATGGTTATGCGGTAATCTATTTAATTTCTCATAAGTTAGTTAAAAAGTCGTTAAGTGATGGTTATTTAGTAGGTTCTCGAGGGTCAGTTGGGTCTTCTTTTGCTGCAACGATGACCGATATTACTGAAGTTAACCCTTTACCTCCTCATTATAGGTGTCCTGAATGTAAGGATTCTACATTCTTTACTGATGGTTCAGTAGGATTAGGTGTTGACTTGCCAGATAAAGACTGTGGTCAATGTGGTACAGAATTAATTAAAGATGGCTATGATATTCCATTTGAAGTCTTTTTAGGTTTTGAAGGAGATAAAGTTCCTGATATTGATCTTAATTTCTCTGGTGAATATCAATCTCAAGTTCATAGGTATACAGAAAAACTTTTTGGGGAAGAGTATGTGTATAGAGCGGGAACTATATCTACAATTGCTGACAGAACAGCATATGGTTTTGTGAAAGGACATATGGAGGATAATAATTTATCCTTACGTCAAGCTGAAATTAACCGGTTATCTTCAGGTTGTACAGGAGTAAAAAGAACAACTGGACAACACCCAGGAGGACAAATAGTTGTTCCTCAAGATAAGGAGATTTATGATTTTACTCCAATTCAACGTCCAGCTAATGATATGGATAGTGATACATTAACAACCCACTTTGATTTTCATTCGATTCATGATAATTTACTAAAGTTAGATGTGCTAGGTCATGATGATCCAACTAGTATTCGAATGTTACAGGATCTTACAGGGGTCGACCCCCAGGAGATTCCATTAGATGATGAGGAGACGATGGGAATTTTCTCCAGCATAGAGCCTTTAGGGGTAACTGAGGATCAAGTAGGAGTTAAGTTAGGAACTTTAGGAATTCCAGAATTCGGGACTCAATTTGTGCGCGGGATGTTACGTGAAACAAGACCAACAACTTTTGCTGAGTTAGTGCGGATTAGTGGTTTATCTCATGGAGCAGATGTTTGGTTAAATAATGCTCAAGATTTAATTAGATCGGGCACGGCTAAATTAGCAGAAGTTATATCAGTTCGTGATGATATTATGAATTATTTATTGCAAAAGGGAGTTGAGCCATCACAAGCTTTCTGGATTATGGAACATGTTAGAAAGGGTAAGGGATTGACAGCAGAGGAAGAGCAGGCAATGCGAGAGAACAATGTACCTAATTGGTATATTGAATCATGTAAAAAAATTAATTATATGTTCCCTAAAGCTCACGCTGCTGCTTATGTAATGATGGCCTTTCGAATTGCTTATTTTAAGGTTCATCATCCTCAAGCTTTTTATAATACCTTTTTTACCATTAAAGCTAATGATTTTGATGCGCAAATTGTTCTACAAGGGGAAGAACATATTAAAAAGCAGATGCAAGAGATTAAAAGTAAAGGAAATGATGCTACGGCCAAAGATAAAAATACAAGAACAGTATTAGAAATTGTGATTGAAGCTTTAGCTCGGGGAATTGAGTTTGTGCCTGTAGATATTTATGAATCCAAAGCTTATGAATTTAAGATCACAGATGATGGTCTATTACCTCCTCTAATTAGTTTAGATGGTTTAGGTAGAAGTGCAGCTAAAAGTATAGTGCAAGTACGTAAAGAGGGCGAGTTTACTTCAATAGAGAATTTAAAGAATCGGTCTGGAGCAAGTAAAACAGTAATCGAAGCTCTAAGGTTGCATGGTTCTTTAGAAGGATTACCGGAGACTAATCAACTCTCTTTATTTCAATAA
- a CDS encoding HD domain-containing protein, whose product MIEEYVTLETLLTDSVAKKHLPKAGYAHAVATAENAFELAIEENVCVDLASKAGLLHDIGHTSWEHQGKWDYESYREFDIHTIKGAERAHELLTLKGEDLGKARDIALAILFHSDSSSVSQNVKLTLLQRLISDADDMDKQEGGEHHRVKIDYTEALQRIRRLDMLIYRHIKYNQDICEECDWSSECKLNH is encoded by the coding sequence ATGATTGAAGAATATGTTACCTTAGAGACATTATTAACAGATAGCGTAGCTAAAAAACATCTCCCTAAGGCAGGTTATGCTCATGCAGTAGCTACTGCTGAGAATGCTTTTGAATTAGCAATAGAAGAGAATGTATGTGTTGATTTAGCTTCTAAAGCAGGGCTATTGCATGATATTGGTCATACTAGTTGGGAACACCAAGGTAAATGGGACTATGAATCTTATCGTGAGTTTGATATTCATACAATTAAAGGGGCAGAAAGAGCTCATGAATTATTAACTTTAAAGGGAGAAGATTTAGGTAAAGCTCGTGATATTGCTTTAGCAATTTTATTTCATAGTGATTCTAGTTCAGTAAGTCAGAATGTTAAGCTGACTTTATTACAACGGTTAATAAGCGATGCTGATGATATGGATAAACAAGAAGGTGGAGAGCATCATCGGGTTAAGATTGATTATACTGAAGCTTTACAACGAATAAGAAGATTAGATATGCTAATTTATAGACATATAAAATATAACCAAGATATCTGTGAAGAATGTGACTGGAGTAGTGAATGTAAATTGAATCATTGA
- the ispG gene encoding flavodoxin-dependent (E)-4-hydroxy-3-methylbut-2-enyl-diphosphate synthase, with amino-acid sequence MRRKTKAVEIGDVQIGGNAPVSIQSMTNTDTRNVEKTVAQIKELEKVGCELIRVAIPDQEAATKVDQIRESINIPLIADIHFDYKLALEVLKRGIDGLRINPGNIGGEDKVRQVALEATKRKVPIRVGVNAGSLGRDVLKKYGYPTAEAMVESALENIKVLEKFDFTDIIISLKASDVLMTLKAYQLMAQEVDYPFHVGITEAGTVKSGTIKSAVGIGSILSQGLGDTIRVSLTGDPREEIKVGYEILKSLKLRDKGPTLVSCPTCGRCEIDLVQIANKVEQEVAKLDQPIEIAVMGCAVNGPGEAREADIGIAGGKNEGLIFKEGEILRKVPADKLVDELMNEVEKL; translated from the coding sequence ATGAGAAGGAAAACTAAAGCAGTCGAGATAGGAGATGTTCAGATTGGAGGGAATGCTCCTGTCTCTATTCAATCAATGACTAATACTGATACTAGAAATGTAGAGAAAACAGTTGCTCAAATTAAAGAATTAGAAAAAGTGGGTTGTGAATTAATTAGAGTAGCAATTCCTGATCAAGAAGCAGCAACTAAGGTAGATCAAATTCGGGAGTCAATTAATATTCCTTTGATTGCTGATATTCACTTTGATTACAAATTAGCCCTAGAGGTCTTAAAAAGAGGAATAGATGGTTTGAGAATTAATCCAGGTAATATTGGAGGAGAAGATAAAGTTAGACAAGTAGCTTTAGAGGCTACTAAAAGGAAAGTACCAATTAGGGTAGGTGTTAATGCTGGTTCTTTAGGACGAGATGTACTAAAGAAGTATGGTTATCCTACTGCTGAAGCAATGGTAGAGAGTGCTTTAGAGAATATTAAAGTATTAGAAAAATTTGATTTTACAGATATTATTATTTCTCTTAAAGCTTCAGATGTGTTAATGACTCTAAAAGCTTACCAACTGATGGCCCAAGAGGTTGATTATCCTTTTCATGTAGGGATTACTGAAGCCGGAACTGTTAAATCAGGTACTATTAAATCTGCTGTAGGTATTGGTTCTATTTTAAGCCAAGGGTTAGGAGATACTATTCGTGTTTCTTTAACAGGTGATCCAAGAGAAGAAATTAAAGTAGGTTATGAAATTCTTAAATCTTTAAAATTAAGGGATAAAGGGCCAACCTTAGTTTCGTGCCCTACTTGTGGACGGTGTGAAATAGATTTAGTACAGATTGCTAATAAAGTAGAGCAAGAAGTTGCTAAATTAGATCAACCTATAGAAATAGCAGTTATGGGGTGTGCGGTTAATGGCCCTGGTGAAGCTAGAGAAGCTGACATTGGAATTGCTGGTGGCAAAAATGAAGGATTAATTTTTAAAGAAGGAGAAATTTTACGGAAAGTACCAGCAGATAAGTTAGTTGATGAATTGATGAATGAGGTAGAAAAATTATAA
- a CDS encoding MgtC/SapB family protein: protein MGLERERNSRPAGFRTNILVSVGATLIMIVSIKMRLMFNNPQVDPGRIAAQVVSGVGFLGAGTIIREGFSVKGLTTAAGLWAVAGIGLALGAGFHVSAITATGLVIITLTVLNQVEQNLYNINRKYTLRIKAFDQPGGLGKIGSVLSENEVIIKDVSMEQCYDEPNIYINLRIKKPKNVGRNELLTSLTELQGVIEIEIEKVD, encoded by the coding sequence ATTGGTTTAGAAAGAGAAAGAAATTCCAGACCGGCTGGTTTTAGAACTAATATTTTGGTATCAGTTGGAGCAACATTAATAATGATTGTTTCAATTAAGATGCGCTTGATGTTTAATAATCCTCAGGTAGACCCGGGTCGAATTGCTGCTCAGGTTGTGAGTGGAGTAGGATTTTTAGGTGCAGGAACAATTATTAGGGAAGGATTTTCTGTTAAAGGACTTACTACTGCAGCAGGTTTATGGGCAGTAGCTGGAATTGGTCTTGCTTTAGGAGCAGGATTTCATGTAAGTGCAATTACGGCTACAGGATTAGTAATTATTACGTTAACTGTGTTAAATCAGGTAGAACAAAATTTATATAATATAAATCGTAAATACACATTAAGAATTAAAGCATTTGATCAGCCAGGAGGCTTAGGAAAAATTGGTTCAGTATTATCGGAAAATGAAGTTATAATTAAAGATGTTAGTATGGAGCAATGTTATGATGAGCCTAATATTTATATTAATTTAAGAATTAAAAAGCCAAAAAATGTAGGAAGAAACGAACTACTTACTTCTTTGACGGAATTGCAAGGTGTAATTGAAATTGAGATTGAAAAGGTAGATTAA
- the rimP gene encoding ribosome maturation factor RimP has product MGRQVKDIVTELVKPIVANKGLELVDVEYQKEGENWILRIYIDKEDGVTLENCQDVSRELSTQLDVEDPIDHSYMLEVSSPGIDRPLKKDKDFTRFTGELVEVSTYAPVNGKKELTGELLGLEEDSIKLKVDDEEILIPRSKVAQTKLAVEV; this is encoded by the coding sequence ATGGGACGTCAAGTAAAAGATATTGTTACAGAGTTAGTAAAACCTATTGTAGCCAATAAAGGATTAGAATTGGTTGACGTTGAATATCAAAAAGAAGGGGAAAATTGGATTTTAAGGATTTATATTGATAAAGAAGATGGGGTAACATTGGAGAATTGTCAAGATGTTAGTAGAGAATTAAGTACTCAATTAGATGTGGAGGATCCAATTGATCATTCTTATATGTTAGAGGTTTCATCTCCAGGAATTGATCGTCCTTTAAAGAAAGATAAGGACTTTACAAGATTTACTGGTGAATTAGTTGAAGTTTCTACATATGCTCCAGTTAATGGTAAAAAAGAATTAACTGGTGAACTATTAGGTTTAGAAGAAGATAGTATTAAACTTAAGGTAGATGATGAGGAAATTTTAATTCCACGTTCTAAAGTGGCACAAACTAAACTAGCTGTTGAAGTTTAG
- the nusA gene encoding transcription termination factor NusA, producing MNIELIQALDDLEKDKGIPKDKLLEGLKAALKSAYDKSGYGPKDNAEIQIDENTGEVRVYSKREVVFEVEEEGEEISLAQAREENPTCEVGDIIKVEVTPSDFGRIAAQTAKQVVIQRIREAEREIVYEEFITQEGEIVTGTVQRCHEGNVIVDLGRTEAVLIPREQIDDEFYEPNDSIKVYIVEVEQTTKGPNVLVSRTHPGLLKRLFEIEVPEIQDGTVEIKSIAREAGGRSKMAVYSTNSDVDPVGSCVGPNGSRVRVVVNELNNEKIDIVEWSDDIKEYVSNALSPAEVIKVAADEEENVAEVIVPDHQLSLAIGKRGQNARLAAKLTGWKIDIKSASQFEEAEVL from the coding sequence ATGAATATAGAGTTGATTCAAGCATTAGATGACCTGGAGAAGGATAAGGGGATTCCAAAAGATAAGTTATTAGAAGGGCTTAAAGCTGCCTTGAAGTCTGCTTATGATAAAAGTGGGTACGGGCCAAAAGATAATGCAGAGATTCAAATTGATGAAAATACTGGGGAAGTAAGGGTCTATTCTAAAAGGGAGGTTGTATTTGAGGTTGAGGAGGAGGGAGAAGAAATCTCCCTCGCCCAGGCTCGTGAAGAAAATCCTACTTGTGAAGTAGGAGATATAATTAAAGTAGAGGTAACTCCTAGTGACTTTGGTCGTATAGCTGCTCAGACTGCAAAACAAGTTGTTATTCAACGCATTAGAGAAGCAGAACGAGAAATTGTGTATGAAGAGTTTATTACTCAAGAAGGTGAAATTGTAACTGGGACGGTTCAACGGTGCCATGAAGGTAATGTAATAGTTGATTTAGGTCGTACAGAAGCGGTATTAATTCCTAGAGAACAGATTGATGATGAGTTTTATGAACCGAACGACAGTATTAAAGTTTATATTGTAGAAGTAGAGCAAACAACTAAGGGGCCAAATGTTTTAGTTTCTCGAACTCATCCTGGATTATTGAAGAGATTATTTGAAATAGAAGTTCCTGAGATTCAAGATGGAACGGTGGAGATTAAATCAATTGCTAGAGAAGCTGGTGGTCGTTCTAAAATGGCAGTTTATTCTACTAATTCAGATGTGGACCCGGTAGGTTCTTGCGTTGGCCCAAATGGTTCACGAGTTAGAGTAGTTGTGAATGAATTAAATAATGAAAAGATAGATATTGTAGAGTGGAGCGATGATATTAAAGAATACGTATCAAATGCTTTAAGTCCGGCGGAAGTAATTAAAGTAGCGGCTGATGAAGAAGAGAATGTAGCTGAAGTAATAGTTCCAGATCATCAGTTATCTTTAGCTATTGGTAAACGAGGCCAAAATGCTAGATTGGCTGCAAAATTAACAGGGTGGAAGATTGATATTAAGAGTGCATCTCAATTTGAAGAAGCAGAAGTACTTTAA
- a CDS encoding glycosyltransferase family 2 protein, with amino-acid sequence MSVTAVIPAYNEEETIGEVVSKVKAHKLVNNVIVISDGSEDNTAAIARDTGAEVIELESNLGKGAAIQTGIDIAKGDIILFLDADLLRLTLEHIDQLLLPVINQEAEMTVGVFTAGRFTTDLAQKITPFLSGQRAVKSKLLDDIASLEMTQFGVEIALTQYAKENNIKIKEVELQDLTHVMKEEKLGVFKGLRARLKMYWEIIKNLPRNKIK; translated from the coding sequence ATGTCTGTAACCGCAGTAATTCCTGCCTATAATGAAGAAGAGACTATTGGTGAAGTGGTCAGTAAAGTTAAAGCTCATAAATTAGTAAATAATGTAATTGTTATTAGTGATGGATCAGAAGACAATACTGCTGCTATAGCTAGAGATACGGGAGCTGAAGTAATAGAATTAGAAAGCAATTTAGGTAAAGGAGCTGCAATTCAAACTGGAATTGATATTGCTAAAGGGGATATCATTTTATTTTTAGATGCAGATTTGTTAAGATTAACTCTAGAGCATATTGATCAACTTTTATTACCAGTGATTAATCAAGAAGCAGAAATGACGGTAGGGGTTTTTACTGCTGGTAGATTTACTACAGACTTGGCCCAAAAGATTACTCCTTTCCTATCTGGACAAAGAGCAGTAAAAAGTAAATTATTAGATGATATCGCTAGTTTAGAGATGACACAATTTGGAGTAGAAATTGCTTTAACACAGTATGCTAAAGAAAATAATATTAAGATTAAAGAGGTAGAGTTACAAGACCTAACTCATGTGATGAAAGAAGAAAAATTAGGAGTATTCAAGGGACTAAGGGCAAGACTTAAAATGTATTGGGAAATTATTAAGAATCTACCTCGCAATAAAATTAAATAA